A genomic stretch from Sander vitreus isolate 19-12246 chromosome 17, sanVit1, whole genome shotgun sequence includes:
- the galm gene encoding galactose mutarotase, with amino-acid sequence MTQVSRQQWGEAVGLGPVDLWVLQSSQVRVEVLTLGAIIRSVCSRGKDGQMEDVVLGYDDLEGYVSDKRYLGAVVGRVANRIARGRFVLEGKEYQLDINNGPNALHGGLRGFNKVIWHGTAVEGGVQLSLTSPDGDQGYPGEVQASVSYTLQGETLTAEYQARSTKATPINLTNHSYFNLAGQGAADIYDHAVSISAQSYLPVDDSSIPTGEIRRVDGTPFDLRKPLLIGPQLKEVPGPGFDHNFCLSSPGDTWTERHAARVCHPASGRVLEVSTSQPGVQFYTANFLDGSMTGKGGVRYGKHSSFCLETQNWPDAVNQVSFPDCILRPGEDYKHVTRFTFTTV; translated from the exons ATGACTCAGGTGAGCCGTCAGCAGTGGGGAGAGGCGGTCGGCCTGGGCCCCGTGGACCTGTGGGTCCTCCAGTCCTCCCAGGTGCGGGTGGAGGTTCTCACCCTaggcgccatcatcaggtctgTGTGTAGCAGAGGGAAGGATGGCCAGATGGAAGACGTAGTCCTGGGCTACGATGACCTGGAAG GTTACGTGTCAGATAAGCGGTATCTGGGAGCTGTTGTGGGTCGCGTGGCCAACAGGATTGCTCGGGGACGCTTTGTCTTGGAGGGAAAAGAGTACCAACTAGATATCAATAATGGACCCAATGCACTGCACGGAGGGCTGCGGGGCTTCAATAAG GTTATCTGGCATGGGACAGCTGTGGAAGGTGGTGTACAGCTGAGTCTTACCAGTCCAGATGGAGACCAGGGTTATCCTGGGGAGGTTCAGGCCTCTGTCTCCTACACCCTACAG GGGGAAACACTAACTGCTGAATACCAAGCCAGGTCTACTAAAGCCACCCCCATCAACCTCACCAACCACTCCTACTTCAACCTGGCTGGACAG ggtGCAGCAGATATCTATGACCATGCAGTGTCCATCAGTGCTCAGTCCTACCTGCCTGTGGATGACTCATCGATTCCTACAG GAGAGATCAGACGAGTGGACGGCACGCCCTTTGACCTCAGAAAGCCTCTTCTGATTGGCCCTCAGCTGAAGGAAGTTCCAGGTCCAGGGTTTGACCATAATTTCTGTCTGTCGTCACCCGGAGACACCTGGACAGAAAGACATGCTGCCAG AGTGTGTCACCCAGCCAGTGGGCGGGTCCTGGAGGTTTCCACCAGCCAACCAGGAGTCCAGTTCTACACTGCCAACTTCCTGGATGGCTCTATGACAGGAAAGGGCGGGGTTAGGTACGGGAAGCACAGCTCCTTCTGTCTGGAGACCCAGAATTGGCCTGATGCTGTCAACCAG gtttcGTTTCCTGACTGTATTCTGCGTCCTGGTGAGGACTACAAACATGTCACTCGCTTCACCTTCACCACCGTCTAA